The following proteins come from a genomic window of Lolium rigidum isolate FL_2022 chromosome 5, APGP_CSIRO_Lrig_0.1, whole genome shotgun sequence:
- the LOC124652828 gene encoding acetyl-CoA acetyltransferase, cytosolic 1-like, translating into MGSDVVGPRDVCVVGVARTPMGSFLGGLSSLPATKLGAIAIEAALKRANVDPSAVQEVFFGNVLSANLGQAPARQAALGAGIPNTVVCTTVNKVCASGMKATMFAAQSIQLGINDIVVAGGMESMSNAPKYIAEARKGSRFGHDSLVDGMLKDGLWDVYGDCAMGVCAELCADNHALTREDQDAFAIQSNERGIAARDSGAFAWEIVPIEVPVGRGKPPVLVDKDESLDKFDPVKLKKLRPSFKENAGTVTAGNASSISDGAAALVLVSGKKAQELGLHVLARINGFADAAQAPELFTTTPALAIPKALANAGLESSRVDFYEINEAFAAVALANQKLLGIPSEKINVHGGAVSLGHPLGCSGARILVTLLGVLREKGGKIGVAGVCNGGGGASALVLELA; encoded by the exons ATGGGTTCAGACGTCGTCGGACCGAGAG ATGTATGTGTTGTTGGGGTTGCACGCACCCCTATGGGTAGTTTCCTTGGCGGTTTGTCTTCCTTGCCTGCAACGAAACTTGGCGCTATAGCAATTGAAG CTGCTCTGAAGAGGGCAAATGTGGATCCATCGGCTGTGCAGGAGGTCTTCTTTGGCAATGTCTTGAGTGCTAACTTGGGGCAAGCTCCTGCGAGACAAGCTGCTTTAGGTGCAGGGATACCAAATACGGTTgtttgcacaacagtcaacaaagTTTGCGCATCTGGCATGAAAG CGACGATGTTTGCTGCACAGTCAATTCAACTGGGCATCAATGATATTGTTGTGGCAGGTGGCATGGAAAGCATGTCGAATGCTCCGAAATACATTGCTGAAGCTAG AAAAGGATCTCGTTTCGGACACGACAGCCTTGTTGATGGTATGCTTAAGGATGGCCTTTGGGATGTATACGGTGATTGTGCCATGGGAGTGTGTGCTGAGCTTTGTGCTGACAATCATGCCCTGACGAGGGAAGACCAG GATGCATTTGCTATTCAAAGTAATGAGCGTGGAATCGCTGCTCGTGACAGTGGTGCTTTTGCATGGGAGATTGTTCCG ATTGAAGTTCCTGTTGGTAGAGGGAAACCTCCAGTTCTTGTTGACAAAGATGAAAGCCTAGACAAG TTTGACCCAGTGAAACTGAAGAAGCTTCGACCAAGTTTCAAGGAGAATGCTGGTACTGTTACTGCTGGAAATGCTTCTAGTATAAG TGATGGTGCTGCTGCGTTAGTATTGGTGAGTGGGAAGAAGGCTCAAGAACTTGGATTGCATGTCCTTGCAAGGATTAATGGTTTTGCCGATGCAGCACAA GCCCCTGAACTATTTACCACTACACCAGCACTTGCTATACCGAAGGCTCTCGCGAATGCTGGCCTAGAGTCTTCTCGTGTTGATTTTTATGAAATTAATGAAGCATTTGCA GCTGTTGCACTTGCAAATCAAAAGCTTCTCGGCATTCCTTCA GAAAAGATTAATGTACATGGAGGAGCCGTGTCTTTAGGACACCCGCTTGGATGCAGTGGTGCTCGCATTTTGGTCACCCTCCTTGGC GTTCTCCGGGAGAAGGGTGGCAAAATTGGGGTTGCTGGTGTGTGCAACGGCGGGGGCGGAGCATCCGCACTTGTTTTAGAGCTTGCGTAG